In one Natronosalvus amylolyticus genomic region, the following are encoded:
- the pstC gene encoding phosphate ABC transporter permease subunit PstC, producing the protein MSVDTADEITSAGSTIANRKNAAVRYVFFSCALVTILTTLGIILVLVQGSIDFFAEVSIIDYFTGTNWSPVIRPRSYGVLPLIWGTLLITVGSALIAIPIGTATAIYLSEYASPKVRRTIKPTLEILAGVPTIVYGFFALSFITPLLQRLPYIPDVGTFNAAAGAIVVGIMIIPMVSSLSEDAMSAVPDDLRNAAYGLGATKFEVSTSVVVPSAFSGIIASYILALSRAIGETMAVTLAAGMAPQITMNPFEPIQTMTAYMVQIGISDVSVGSIGYQSLFAVGLTLFAMTLAMNLFSLWIKSRYREEYQ; encoded by the coding sequence ATGAGCGTCGATACCGCGGATGAAATAACGAGTGCGGGAAGCACTATCGCCAATCGGAAAAATGCCGCCGTACGGTACGTCTTTTTCTCCTGTGCACTCGTCACGATCTTGACGACCCTCGGTATCATCCTCGTGCTAGTGCAGGGGTCGATCGATTTCTTTGCCGAGGTTTCGATTATCGACTACTTCACCGGCACGAACTGGTCACCAGTTATCCGCCCACGTAGCTACGGCGTGTTACCGTTGATCTGGGGAACACTGTTGATTACCGTCGGCTCCGCGCTCATCGCCATTCCGATCGGGACCGCCACGGCGATCTACCTGAGTGAGTACGCCAGCCCGAAGGTACGGCGCACTATCAAGCCCACACTCGAGATACTCGCGGGAGTTCCGACTATCGTCTACGGGTTTTTCGCCCTCTCGTTCATCACGCCGCTTTTGCAACGCTTGCCGTACATCCCCGACGTCGGAACCTTCAACGCGGCCGCCGGCGCAATCGTCGTGGGCATCATGATCATCCCGATGGTCTCCTCGCTCTCCGAAGACGCGATGAGTGCCGTCCCCGACGACCTTCGCAATGCTGCTTACGGCCTCGGCGCGACAAAATTCGAGGTGTCGACTAGCGTCGTCGTCCCGTCAGCGTTTTCGGGGATTATCGCGTCGTACATCCTTGCACTCTCGAGGGCAATCGGCGAAACCATGGCCGTCACGCTCGCAGCGGGGATGGCACCACAGATCACGATGAATCCCTTCGAACCGATTCAAACGATGACCGCTTACATGGTACAGATCGGTATCAGTGACGTGTCCGTCGGCTCGATCGGCTACCAGAGCCTCTTCGCCGTGGGCCTCACCCTGTTCGCCATGACACTCGCGATGAATCTGTTCAGCCTCTGGATCAAATCACGCTACCGCGAGGAGTACCAATGA
- a CDS encoding PstS family phosphate ABC transporter substrate-binding protein: MGNQPGSGSLSRRQLLVGGAGTALTGLAGCFVRGESSDLSGEIQIDGSNTVLPHSAIVAEEFQWRNNRVIISVRGSGTGAGFQRFCTGETDAQNASRVIQDDDDEGELCRTNDIEYIELEVALDGIAVFTHPENTWCDQLTLEELERIWEPGSTIQTWADVRPDADWPDEEIDLYGRDPASGTFDFFTKAINGEVGAIRSDYSASADTNVIVRGVRGTQYGLGFGGAGYYEENEDDLKLIAVESDEEQGTFYRPSPDNIETGVYSPLTRPLYLYFNVEAFERLEMQRFAEFYFDPIDDEATEAEFVDDESMTWTQWAARQSGFYALDEDRLSSARETLYAALEEGTA; this comes from the coding sequence ATGGGAAACCAACCGGGTTCTGGGAGCCTCTCACGCCGACAATTGCTCGTCGGCGGTGCCGGAACAGCCCTAACCGGTCTCGCGGGTTGTTTCGTTCGGGGTGAATCGAGTGATCTTTCGGGAGAGATCCAGATCGACGGCAGCAACACCGTGTTGCCCCACAGCGCGATCGTTGCCGAAGAGTTCCAGTGGCGAAATAATCGCGTCATCATCTCCGTGCGCGGTTCCGGAACCGGTGCTGGTTTTCAACGCTTTTGTACCGGTGAAACCGACGCACAGAACGCCAGTCGGGTAATTCAAGATGACGACGATGAGGGCGAACTCTGTCGCACCAACGATATCGAGTACATCGAACTCGAGGTCGCCCTCGACGGAATCGCTGTGTTCACTCACCCAGAAAACACCTGGTGTGACCAACTCACACTCGAAGAACTCGAGCGTATCTGGGAACCAGGCTCGACGATCCAGACCTGGGCCGACGTCAGACCGGACGCAGACTGGCCCGATGAGGAAATAGACCTCTACGGACGTGACCCCGCTTCCGGTACGTTCGATTTCTTTACCAAAGCGATCAACGGCGAGGTCGGAGCCATTCGCTCCGATTACTCAGCGAGCGCCGACACGAACGTCATCGTCCGGGGTGTCCGTGGAACGCAGTACGGTCTCGGATTCGGCGGTGCGGGATACTACGAAGAAAACGAAGACGATCTCAAACTCATCGCCGTCGAAAGCGACGAGGAACAGGGAACCTTTTACCGGCCGAGTCCAGACAACATCGAAACGGGGGTGTACTCCCCCCTGACTCGTCCTTTGTACCTTTACTTCAACGTCGAAGCCTTCGAACGACTCGAGATGCAGCGCTTCGCGGAATTTTATTTCGATCCCATCGACGACGAAGCCACCGAAGCCGAATTCGTCGACGACGAGTCCATGACCTGGACGCAGTGGGCTGCCAGACAGAGCGGGTTTTACGCCCTCGATGAGGACCGCCTCTCGAGCGCTCGGGAAACCCTCTACGCCGCCCTCGAGGAGGGGACAGCATGA
- a CDS encoding phosphate uptake regulator PhoU — translation METRKVQVTGGSTYTVSLPKSWATENEVSAGTTVEFYPEDDALLLTPQSESHRQEGTLDISNLEGERLTRAVMTMYVSGFDIIRLEAARITTDQRRAIRSATQGLVGVEVLEETTDSVVIQDLLDSSELSIVNAVTRMRLIASAMLEDAVQAVITNEDDIARDVIERDDDVDRLWLVVSRIFRATLRSPRASEELGVSREDCFDYHSSARQLERVADHAVKISKLALKLDEIPDEVAEAIGALHDDAFEVFEKSMDALFAEESEAATELGHGALELVLGIDEHTRVIDDRLRGLDSVEAQSLGLIVDSLSRSADYGGNIAETALQKAAPRP, via the coding sequence ATGGAGACGCGCAAGGTCCAGGTGACTGGCGGTTCGACGTACACCGTCTCGCTCCCAAAATCCTGGGCGACCGAAAACGAGGTGAGTGCTGGAACCACCGTCGAGTTTTACCCGGAGGACGATGCGCTCTTGTTGACACCACAAAGCGAGAGCCATCGCCAGGAGGGGACACTCGATATTTCGAACCTCGAGGGTGAGCGACTCACACGTGCAGTCATGACCATGTACGTCAGTGGCTTCGACATTATTCGACTCGAGGCCGCTCGCATTACGACCGACCAGCGCCGGGCGATTCGAAGCGCGACCCAGGGGCTCGTCGGTGTCGAAGTACTCGAGGAAACGACCGATAGCGTGGTAATTCAGGACCTGCTCGATTCCTCGGAACTCTCCATCGTCAACGCTGTCACTCGAATGCGTCTCATCGCGAGTGCAATGCTCGAAGACGCCGTTCAGGCCGTAATTACCAACGAGGACGACATTGCACGTGACGTCATCGAACGTGACGATGACGTCGACCGGCTCTGGCTCGTCGTCTCCCGCATCTTCCGGGCGACGCTTCGCTCACCTCGAGCATCCGAAGAACTCGGGGTTTCCCGCGAGGACTGTTTCGACTACCACTCGAGTGCCCGCCAACTCGAGCGGGTTGCCGATCACGCCGTCAAAATCAGTAAACTGGCGCTCAAACTCGATGAAATACCCGACGAGGTCGCCGAGGCAATCGGGGCACTCCACGACGATGCGTTCGAAGTGTTCGAGAAGTCGATGGACGCGCTGTTCGCCGAGGAGAGTGAAGCGGCCACCGAACTCGGGCACGGCGCGCTCGAGTTGGTGCTTGGAATCGACGAACACACGCGTGTGATCGACGACCGACTTCGGGGGCTGGATTCGGTCGAGGCACAGTCGCTCGGATTGATTGTCGATTCGCTATCCAGAAGTGCGGACTACGGCGGTAACATTGCGGAAACTGCGCTACAAAAGGCCGCCCCGCGGCCCTGA
- a CDS encoding helix-turn-helix domain-containing protein: MGGRGPKRELAEKIAGEITLSNDPGATLRKWRTDFDISQTDLAAELEVSSSVISDYESGRRESPGIGVVRRLVDGLLEIDEHRGGDRIRQYGRVLSAGFESDVVYDLREYATTHPLTELYDTIDATQITDGSTDRISGHTVINSIQAITRLSSEEFFRLYGQSTNRVLVFTGVTRGESPLVALRVVNPTPNAVVLHGLDEADLWEHAADLARIDGYSLAVTDMPLEEMLDLLVSLE; encoded by the coding sequence ATGGGCGGACGCGGACCCAAACGGGAGTTGGCCGAGAAAATCGCCGGCGAAATCACGCTGAGTAACGACCCTGGAGCCACATTGCGAAAGTGGCGAACGGATTTCGATATCTCACAGACCGATCTCGCCGCCGAACTCGAGGTCTCTTCGTCAGTAATTTCTGATTACGAAAGCGGTCGTCGTGAGAGCCCCGGTATCGGGGTCGTCCGGCGGCTGGTGGACGGATTGCTCGAAATCGACGAACACCGTGGCGGTGATCGCATCCGCCAGTACGGACGAGTCCTCTCCGCTGGATTCGAAAGCGACGTCGTCTACGATCTACGAGAGTACGCGACGACACACCCACTCACTGAACTGTACGACACGATCGACGCGACCCAGATCACCGACGGCTCGACTGACCGAATCAGCGGCCACACCGTCATCAACAGCATCCAGGCGATAACACGTCTCTCGAGCGAAGAGTTCTTCCGGCTGTACGGCCAGAGCACCAACCGTGTCCTCGTTTTTACGGGCGTGACGCGAGGCGAGTCACCACTCGTCGCACTCCGGGTTGTCAACCCGACGCCGAACGCCGTCGTCCTCCACGGCCTCGACGAGGCCGATCTCTGGGAGCACGCTGCCGACCTGGCGCGAATCGACGGCTATTCGCTAGCCGTGACAGATATGCCACTCGAGGAAATGCTCGATCTGCTGGTTTCACTCGAGTGA
- a CDS encoding metal-dependent hydrolase: protein MPSTVVHVAVAGLIGVALLGDRFDAKAILVVMVAAAVIDLDTLIGIYFPGTHRAAFHNIWIVLVPAVLLVWDVKLRERSTVLERWGEYGYRVGWVTLVAVLFGHILLDAFYNGVNLFWPVYDRFFDLSGKMIITDQRGFVQTFIEFESGDDGTRVAESTARGTTEDTHYSTGFDPSRDDPPEDVERIFPIASSGELFIITVAGYLSVGYRLLEQWRTGK from the coding sequence ATGCCCTCGACTGTGGTACACGTGGCGGTGGCCGGCCTCATCGGCGTCGCGCTCCTCGGCGACCGGTTCGACGCGAAAGCGATTCTGGTGGTGATGGTTGCGGCGGCCGTGATCGACCTCGATACGCTCATTGGAATCTATTTCCCCGGCACACACCGGGCTGCCTTTCACAATATATGGATCGTCCTGGTGCCGGCTGTGCTGTTGGTCTGGGACGTCAAACTCCGCGAGCGGTCGACCGTCCTCGAGCGCTGGGGTGAGTACGGGTACCGAGTCGGCTGGGTCACGCTCGTTGCCGTCCTGTTCGGTCACATCCTGCTGGACGCTTTTTACAACGGCGTCAATCTATTTTGGCCCGTCTACGATCGATTTTTCGACCTCTCGGGGAAGATGATCATCACTGACCAGCGCGGCTTCGTCCAGACGTTCATCGAATTCGAGTCGGGAGACGACGGTACCAGGGTGGCAGAGTCCACCGCTCGAGGTACCACCGAAGACACGCATTATTCGACGGGGTTCGACCCGTCACGGGACGACCCACCCGAGGACGTCGAACGGATATTCCCGATAGCCAGTTCCGGCGAACTGTTCATCATTACTGTCGCTGGCTATCTCTCGGTCGGTTACCGGTTGCTCGAGCAGTGGCGAACGGGCAAGTGA
- a CDS encoding GNAT family N-acetyltransferase, with protein sequence MDTRIRPYDPDTDRDALWALKTGFERGLGTGTGGHEKAKLYDAKLNDEYREGYLEWVERCLTEEPGAVTVAERNTVDGEDLPTSGQGTQLVGYVFVLPESLAYIWDSAVLNEIYVTPNYRGTGVSDGLMSAAIEVAEGQDLPLERLVLDVDRENDRAQAFYERHGFDHWGEMVSRSLE encoded by the coding sequence ATGGACACGAGGATTCGACCGTACGATCCCGATACTGATCGTGATGCTCTCTGGGCACTCAAAACCGGCTTCGAGCGCGGACTCGGTACTGGAACGGGTGGCCACGAGAAAGCCAAACTGTACGACGCGAAGCTGAACGACGAGTACCGTGAGGGGTACCTGGAGTGGGTCGAACGCTGTCTGACCGAGGAACCCGGGGCGGTGACGGTCGCGGAACGCAACACCGTCGATGGCGAGGACCTCCCGACGTCTGGGCAGGGGACTCAGTTAGTCGGCTACGTGTTCGTCTTGCCAGAATCTCTGGCGTACATCTGGGACAGTGCCGTGTTGAACGAAATTTACGTCACCCCGAACTACCGAGGGACCGGCGTTTCCGACGGACTCATGAGCGCCGCTATCGAGGTGGCAGAGGGGCAAGACCTCCCGCTCGAGCGACTGGTCCTCGACGTGGACCGGGAAAACGACCGGGCGCAGGCATTTTACGAGCGCCACGGATTCGATCACTGGGGCGAGATGGTTTCACGGTCACTCGAGTAA
- a CDS encoding Gfo/Idh/MocA family protein, producing MNLADIGVGIVGLGGMGHLHASNMRAAGATIVAGADLVAEQREAFGAEFDATTYESHEGLIADDDVDTVVVTTPNKFHEPISVAALNAGCNVLVEKPLAHTLESAERIAAAAAESDGICMVGFHNRHAGSTAMFDEYKRRGRFGELTHVEAEYVRRRGVPGPGSWFTDSQLAGGGALLDIGVHAIDLALYTLDFPEVVEVSGVARTTFGTKTEYADPDGFGANWDAEAETYEVDDAVTAFIRCANGQTISLEAGWATNRDSSMDFRVRGTEAGAHFEIGDTDLKILEASTAGTDHYADSELTGDSSVTGHAEQDQRFLETIVAGEQPATNTVEEALTVQRVIDAIYRSSETGRAVRLNPEPEAVHHAD from the coding sequence ATGAATCTCGCCGACATCGGCGTCGGAATCGTTGGCCTCGGCGGCATGGGCCATCTCCACGCCTCGAATATGCGTGCGGCAGGTGCCACTATCGTTGCCGGTGCCGACCTCGTCGCCGAACAGCGCGAGGCGTTCGGTGCGGAGTTCGACGCGACCACCTACGAGTCCCACGAGGGACTGATCGCCGACGACGACGTCGATACTGTCGTGGTCACCACGCCGAACAAGTTCCACGAACCGATTTCGGTTGCCGCGCTCAATGCTGGCTGTAACGTACTGGTCGAAAAACCCCTGGCACACACGCTCGAGAGCGCTGAGCGAATCGCAGCGGCCGCGGCGGAATCCGACGGCATCTGCATGGTTGGCTTCCACAACCGGCACGCGGGTTCGACGGCGATGTTCGACGAGTACAAACGACGGGGTCGTTTCGGCGAGTTGACGCACGTCGAAGCCGAGTACGTCCGACGCCGCGGGGTCCCCGGCCCGGGTTCCTGGTTCACCGACTCGCAACTGGCCGGCGGCGGTGCGTTGCTCGATATCGGCGTCCACGCTATCGACCTCGCCCTCTATACGCTCGATTTCCCCGAAGTCGTCGAGGTCAGCGGCGTCGCTCGAACCACGTTCGGCACGAAAACGGAGTACGCTGACCCGGACGGCTTCGGTGCAAACTGGGATGCCGAGGCCGAAACGTACGAGGTCGACGACGCCGTAACCGCCTTTATTCGCTGTGCGAACGGACAAACCATCTCCCTCGAGGCAGGCTGGGCCACCAACCGCGATTCGAGTATGGACTTCCGCGTTCGCGGTACGGAAGCCGGGGCACACTTCGAAATCGGCGACACTGACCTGAAGATTCTGGAAGCCAGCACTGCAGGGACTGACCACTACGCTGACAGCGAACTGACCGGTGATTCTTCGGTCACCGGGCACGCCGAGCAAGACCAGCGGTTCCTCGAAACGATCGTCGCTGGCGAACAGCCAGCCACGAATACGGTCGAAGAGGCCCTGACCGTCCAGCGCGTGATCGACGCCATCTATCGCTCGAGTGAAACCGGTCGAGCAGTTCGTCTCAACCCCGAACCCGAAGCGGTCCATCACGCTGATTGA
- a CDS encoding ThuA domain-containing protein, which translates to MATVTIWNEYRHERENEAVEAVYPDGIHEALASVLQANHDVRTATLDEPEHGLTEAVLESTDVLLWWGHKAHDEVADEVVDRVQDRVLEGMGLLVLHSGHYSKIFKRLMGTSCSLQWREDDGLERLWVVDPGHPIAAGLDEYIELPKTEMYGEPFDIPEPDRLVFSSWFEGGEVFRSGCCYRRGSGRIFYFRPGHETLPIYEHEDVKLILRNAVEWAKPRDGAPRTFGNRTTPANEE; encoded by the coding sequence ATGGCCACAGTCACGATATGGAACGAATATCGACACGAGCGAGAAAACGAGGCCGTCGAAGCCGTCTACCCGGACGGGATCCACGAGGCACTGGCGTCCGTTCTTCAGGCCAACCACGACGTTCGGACGGCAACGCTCGACGAACCCGAACACGGACTCACCGAGGCTGTCCTCGAGTCGACAGATGTTCTCCTCTGGTGGGGTCACAAGGCCCACGATGAAGTGGCTGACGAGGTGGTCGATCGGGTGCAAGACCGGGTACTCGAGGGGATGGGGTTGCTCGTGTTGCACTCGGGGCACTACTCGAAGATTTTCAAGCGCCTCATGGGTACCAGTTGCAGTTTGCAATGGCGCGAAGACGACGGCCTCGAGCGACTGTGGGTCGTCGATCCCGGCCATCCGATCGCTGCGGGCCTGGACGAATACATCGAACTGCCGAAAACCGAGATGTACGGCGAACCCTTCGACATCCCCGAACCCGACCGACTCGTCTTCTCGAGTTGGTTCGAAGGCGGTGAAGTGTTCCGGAGCGGCTGTTGTTATCGGCGTGGCAGTGGCCGTATCTTCTATTTCCGCCCGGGACACGAGACGCTCCCGATCTACGAACACGAGGATGTCAAACTGATTCTTCGAAACGCCGTCGAGTGGGCGAAACCGCGTGACGGTGCCCCACGAACGTTTGGCAATCGAACGACACCGGCAAACGAAGAGTGA
- a CDS encoding translation initiation factor eIF-2B: protein MIDETAEEIAAMQTHSSSVVAVKATRALTELLEREYATVEEYLRTLERNGTVLRRANPSHASLQNAVREVVHQVEDAEPDTVEEALSLTETAIQDVVARVESGKRRAAENAVEYLSDGEAILTHDFSSTVIEALELATDQGMTFDIYVTEARPRYIGRKTARRLAPIEGIDVTLITDSAHGHYLPECSRVLIGMDCIVDDYLYNRVGTFPIASTAGQLEVPVTVLGSAAKLVTEGFVFENEYRTPVEVMAEPADGFKIENPAYDATPVDLLDSVITDEGKKSL, encoded by the coding sequence ATGATCGACGAAACGGCCGAGGAGATTGCGGCCATGCAGACGCACAGTTCCTCGGTGGTAGCCGTGAAGGCGACGCGAGCACTGACCGAACTGCTCGAGCGAGAGTACGCCACGGTCGAAGAGTACCTCCGAACGCTCGAGCGAAACGGCACGGTTCTTCGCCGGGCAAACCCGTCTCACGCCTCGCTCCAGAACGCGGTCAGGGAGGTCGTCCATCAGGTCGAAGACGCCGAACCGGATACCGTCGAAGAAGCGCTCTCACTGACCGAAACCGCGATTCAAGACGTTGTGGCCCGAGTCGAATCCGGAAAGCGTCGAGCCGCGGAAAACGCTGTCGAGTACCTCTCCGACGGCGAAGCTATCTTGACCCACGATTTCTCTTCGACGGTCATCGAGGCGCTCGAACTGGCGACCGACCAGGGGATGACGTTCGACATCTACGTCACCGAAGCCCGCCCGCGTTACATCGGCCGCAAAACTGCCAGGCGACTGGCTCCTATCGAGGGTATTGACGTGACGTTGATCACCGACAGCGCACACGGCCACTACCTTCCGGAGTGTTCGCGCGTCCTCATCGGCATGGACTGTATCGTCGACGACTATCTGTACAATCGCGTTGGCACGTTCCCAATCGCATCCACTGCAGGCCAGCTCGAGGTACCCGTGACCGTGCTCGGATCTGCAGCAAAACTCGTCACCGAAGGGTTCGTGTTCGAAAACGAGTATCGAACGCCCGTCGAGGTGATGGCCGAACCGGCAGACGGCTTCAAGATCGAGAACCCGGCGTACGACGCGACACCAGTCGACCTCCTCGATAGCGTAATCACGGACGAAGGGAAGAAATCGCTGTAA
- a CDS encoding Mrp/NBP35 family ATP-binding protein produces the protein MDESTVRERLRTVEDPELGDDIVSLGLVNDVTVSDDGSVTIDLALGAPYSPTETQIAGKVREVLAEDGVDPELSASIAGRDDTNGDIVLPNVKNVIAVASGKGGVGKSTLSVNLAAGLADRGARVGLFDADIYGPNVPRMVDADEPPMATEDETLIPPEKYGVKLMSMAFLLGEDDPVIWRGPMVHKVITQLTEDVEWGHLDYLVVDLPPGTGDTQLTMLQTMPVTGSVIVTTPQDVALDDARKGLQMFARHDTVVLGIAENMATFVCPDCGGEHDIFGAGGGSAFAESHDLPFLASIPLDPQVREGGDEGKPTVLDDDSETGEAFRELTASVANNTGIVHRRAVSESVQDRTPPAETDHQ, from the coding sequence ATGGACGAATCTACAGTCCGTGAGCGTCTTCGAACCGTCGAAGACCCCGAGCTTGGCGATGACATCGTCTCGCTCGGACTGGTCAACGACGTCACCGTCTCGGATGACGGGTCGGTCACCATCGATCTCGCCCTCGGTGCGCCGTACTCGCCGACGGAAACGCAGATAGCCGGCAAGGTTCGCGAGGTCCTCGCCGAGGATGGCGTCGACCCGGAGCTGTCTGCGAGCATCGCCGGTCGGGATGACACCAATGGGGATATCGTTTTGCCGAACGTCAAAAACGTCATCGCCGTCGCCTCCGGGAAGGGTGGCGTCGGTAAATCGACGTTGTCCGTCAACCTTGCGGCCGGACTGGCCGACCGGGGAGCTCGAGTCGGGCTGTTCGATGCCGACATCTACGGGCCGAACGTTCCGCGAATGGTCGACGCTGACGAACCGCCGATGGCGACCGAAGACGAGACGCTTATTCCGCCGGAAAAGTACGGCGTGAAACTGATGAGCATGGCGTTTTTGCTCGGCGAAGACGACCCCGTCATCTGGCGGGGACCGATGGTCCACAAGGTGATTACCCAGTTGACCGAAGACGTCGAATGGGGACACCTCGATTACCTCGTCGTTGACCTCCCTCCCGGAACGGGTGATACGCAGTTGACGATGCTCCAGACGATGCCGGTAACCGGTTCAGTGATCGTCACCACACCACAAGATGTCGCGCTCGACGATGCTCGAAAGGGCCTCCAGATGTTCGCCAGACACGACACGGTCGTCCTCGGCATCGCCGAAAATATGGCAACGTTCGTCTGTCCGGATTGCGGCGGCGAACACGACATCTTCGGTGCCGGGGGTGGCTCGGCTTTCGCCGAAAGCCACGATCTGCCGTTCCTCGCCTCGATTCCACTCGACCCACAGGTCAGAGAGGGTGGCGACGAGGGCAAGCCAACGGTTCTCGACGACGACAGCGAAACCGGCGAGGCGTTCAGGGAACTCACGGCGTCCGTCGCGAACAACACCGGCATCGTCCACCGACGTGCCGTATCCGAATCAGTCCAGGACCGAACGCCGCCTGCAGAGACCGATCACCAGTAA
- a CDS encoding MDR family MFS transporter — protein MLRFESIRGFDRSVWIIASARFINVLGSGLVYPFATLYFYLEVDIPFTLVGTGLFANSVGLAVGTLAGGILADRYGRRPVMISSMALGGPALATYALVTTALEFIVVAGIAGLVMGLFTPASQAMIADLTTDDARERAYALLKVASNAGFGMGFVLGGVIYGVTQTGVFVANGVTSVVVAGLLLIALPSSPATKSLEGPAKSVRETIHHWSRAVTHPTILTLAVLNVGFAVLYSQMNSTIPVHAETTFDLTSEQLGTLFVLNPLVIVLFQLPIVARISRWRRTRGLVVSAGFWTVSFLAVWLSYGTPWALGVGLIGAFLVLRTLGEILHAPLITALASDVGPVEDRGSQLSVLEVAKRLGFGIGPIVGGLFFDYGIDGFLWPALVALSCLLALGILALERRVSPTQNGIAVSG, from the coding sequence GTGTTGCGTTTCGAAAGTATCCGTGGCTTCGATCGCTCGGTCTGGATTATCGCGAGCGCTCGGTTTATCAACGTCCTCGGCTCCGGGTTGGTGTACCCATTTGCAACGCTGTATTTTTATCTCGAGGTCGACATTCCGTTCACCCTGGTCGGTACGGGGTTGTTTGCCAACAGCGTTGGTCTGGCGGTCGGTACCCTGGCTGGTGGCATCCTCGCGGACCGCTACGGTCGTCGGCCGGTAATGATCTCGAGCATGGCCCTTGGTGGCCCGGCATTGGCGACCTACGCACTCGTGACGACTGCTCTCGAGTTCATCGTCGTGGCGGGGATTGCCGGCCTCGTCATGGGGTTGTTCACACCCGCCAGCCAGGCCATGATCGCCGACCTGACCACCGACGATGCGCGGGAGCGAGCATACGCCCTGCTGAAAGTGGCGAGTAACGCCGGATTCGGGATGGGGTTCGTCCTCGGTGGCGTCATCTACGGTGTTACCCAGACGGGGGTGTTCGTTGCCAACGGAGTGACGAGCGTCGTCGTTGCCGGCCTCCTGTTGATTGCGTTGCCTTCCTCGCCTGCTACGAAGTCGCTCGAGGGGCCAGCGAAATCAGTTCGCGAGACTATCCATCACTGGTCGCGAGCCGTTACACACCCAACTATTCTGACGCTCGCCGTTCTCAACGTCGGATTTGCGGTATTGTACTCACAGATGAACTCGACGATACCGGTTCACGCGGAGACGACGTTCGACCTGACGAGCGAACAACTCGGGACACTGTTCGTATTGAACCCGCTGGTTATCGTCCTGTTTCAGTTGCCTATCGTGGCTCGAATCAGCCGGTGGCGCCGTACGCGGGGGCTGGTGGTCTCTGCGGGGTTCTGGACGGTCAGCTTTCTCGCCGTCTGGCTCTCCTATGGTACCCCCTGGGCACTGGGAGTTGGCCTCATCGGTGCGTTTCTCGTGTTGCGAACCCTCGGAGAGATACTGCACGCCCCGTTGATAACCGCGCTCGCGAGCGACGTCGGCCCCGTCGAAGACCGTGGCTCACAGCTATCGGTCCTCGAGGTCGCCAAACGACTCGGGTTTGGCATCGGGCCGATCGTGGGCGGCCTCTTTTTCGACTACGGTATCGATGGGTTCCTCTGGCCAGCGCTGGTCGCCCTCAGTTGTCTCCTCGCACTTGGGATACTGGCCCTCGAGCGACGGGTCAGTCCGACACAGAACGGCATTGCAGTTTCGGGCTGA
- a CDS encoding uracil-DNA glycosylase: protein MDANQLSTSNPFGMDEGCTNCPNLCEQRTQIVHGYGDVAADFLFVGERPSSQADTMGVPFLTATPSGDSDHDSGLFRILQRLGLCARESDPDSPELTNVYLTNLTRCRDPERPPTDDEIETCEPYLNAEIRMINPEIIVPVGARALKEIATEYTTKRASDLDIERHHATTIRGRGFELVPMLEVDRQSEEQTQQWLEHFVELMASDYRQTKGRQER from the coding sequence GTGGACGCAAATCAACTGTCGACGTCGAATCCGTTCGGGATGGACGAGGGGTGTACGAACTGTCCGAACCTCTGTGAACAACGGACACAGATCGTTCACGGTTACGGTGACGTCGCCGCTGACTTTCTGTTCGTCGGCGAACGCCCGTCGTCCCAGGCAGATACCATGGGGGTTCCATTTCTCACCGCTACCCCATCGGGTGATTCCGATCACGATAGTGGCCTCTTTCGGATCCTCCAGCGACTTGGTTTGTGCGCTCGAGAGAGCGACCCCGACTCGCCAGAACTGACGAACGTATACCTGACGAACCTGACTCGCTGTCGTGACCCGGAGCGACCACCGACCGACGACGAAATCGAAACGTGTGAACCGTACCTCAACGCCGAGATCCGGATGATCAATCCGGAGATTATCGTCCCGGTCGGGGCACGAGCCCTGAAAGAAATCGCGACAGAGTACACGACGAAGCGTGCCAGCGACCTCGATATCGAGCGCCATCATGCGACGACGATACGGGGCAGGGGTTTCGAACTGGTCCCCATGCTCGAGGTCGACCGACAGAGCGAGGAACAGACCCAGCAGTGGCTCGAGCACTTCGTCGAACTGATGGCGTCGGATTATCGCCAGACGAAGGGGCGACAGGAGCGGTGA